tttaaaagtaaatatcatAAAACAAGTGTTAATATTGGCAGAGAGAGTTTAGTAGAGGGAGGGATTTCCTTGGGTCATCTATTGCATATAAAACAAGTGTGTTCATCCGTGCTCGTCTGATAACAGGAGCCTGGCTGTTGAATGATGGGAGTCAGCAGATGGGCAGGGTGTGTATGAGTGAGTACTACAGTGTGCAATTCGAAACAGCTGATCACATGGAAGACAATGATGTATTGACAAGAGAGGCCTTCCAGTGTTTCGTCCCCTGCTTCACTGAGTCGGCTGTTCTGAATCAATGAGCTCACACTCAAGATgaagtaaaaatgtgaataaaaaagcTCCTCCTTTCTTGAGGAGGCTGACAATTTCATGTGGCAAGAGAGAATCTTGAGTTGAACACAACAATTGCAAACGTCACTTACTTTGAATCTGTATCAGAAGTTGGGCATTCAGCTGATGGAGGTCATCAACACTCATTTTAGttactgtaagaaaaaaaactgttttgattAGTATGGCAGATATTGCTTATAACTTATCAGTATGTCATCTAGCTGAAAGTTAACAGGTTTTTTGAAAATATGAGGGCAGCAGTCAAGTTTCCTCTATAATGCCGTGAGTGCTGAAGATTGATGATGAGCTAATgtagataaacacacaaatagaTGCAAATAGCAGACCTGTGGCATGCCTGCTATCTTTCAGCAGAGAATTTAAATTAGGGCAGTTTAGAAGGCTCTCATATTCCTCCAAGGTCTGTACTCTGTAGTCATGAGCAGCACACAAGGACAAGCTATGAGGGAGCTAAGGACATATCAAaagtttatatataaatatacttttGTCTGGAGATACCACAATGAAGGACAGACCAAGCAACATGTACTGTAacctcttgtttgtgtgttaccATTCTGACTGCTGTCtattagtgaaaaaaaaaattagtgGTCTGCCAGtcatttttttgatgttttgtccACACTATCATTCAATCCAGCtaagaaaataaagatataaaatctTATCTTAAATGTGCTCACATTCGTCTCTGCTGTGGCCCTGGCATGTATGCTGTGCCTGTCCTCCTTCTGAAGGCTGGTTCCGCCCAAGCAGGCCTCTTCTGCCATCACTGGACCAAATGTCAGACTGTGACTGCTGCAGCAGCCCAAGCTCCTCTGCTGTGTGGCACTCCAACATCCCCATAGCGTAATCAGGCAGCCCAGTAGCATTGCCTGTGTCCCAGTGGGGCGTGTAGCGGGGCACCTGGGCATCTGACTGGGGCAGCAGCTTACGGTCACCCTGCTGGCTGTAACAAAGAAGCTTGGTCCCCCGTCTGTTGAGGCAGTTGGAGGAGACAGAGTCTTTGTTCTGGGCATACTGGATGATGCGGTTCAGTTTCTGGCTGAAGGCCAGTTTCATGCCCTCGTAGGCACTTCGGGAGACCTTGGAACGTGACAGCTTCTGGTTGGCAATGAGATGACATTTCTCAAAGCAGTCTCTGTGGCCACGCAGGGACTTTGAATGCAACAAGGTCACAGAGGAGACACCTGCAATTACACAGAGAAAAAGCAATGAGAAGGTCAAAGTCGATGAAGGCAAACATACAGTGGACTCAAGAGCTGACCAAGTGAACTCACTAGGGCAAATCAATGTTAACTAGCTGGTGAAAACTGGCAGACTGACTCTGAAAGCTGCTTAGTGTGCAGTGAGCCAGTAGTGTTGAGATAGGAGGGATAGTAGATTTACCCAGTcttaatgtaaaaatatgaagtagagctgaaactattCATATACtattcaactattttgataattgattaatcgtttaaagcttttttcatgtgtttctttgctccatataaaaaagacaacattaaaactgaataattgtggtttgtggataaaacaaggcATTcgagaatgtcatcatttccaggttcgacaaacactgatgaaagttttttaacattttctgacattttatggaccaaacgattacttgattaatagagaaaataatcgtcagattaatcgattacgaaaataatcgttagttacagCTCTAATATGAAGCATATTTTACCCAAGTAGCAGAAGCGAGGACAGTGTACAGAGTGATCTCTGTTCAAATTCTAAATTCAAATTTTTTTATTCTGCGTAATAATACACACAGCATCAGATGAACCTGGGTCTCAACAACAGGAACAATCCAACTCATCtcattaataaagaaaaaaacaaaaaccaatgtcatgatataaaaaaaaaatccatatcaCATATAATGACACtgataattatcaaaataaatatcacaaagaGTTTCAGAGTTTTACTCCTGTGTGAAAGATAAagaaatatattttaatagatATTTTACACAAGGGAAAACAATCACAGCAATTGTATTTTGACTTAAAGGGTGTTTGCACAATGCATAAACATATTGCTATATAGTGAACCTTTCTTTTATATCAAAACAGCCTCTGAGAAAAATGGGCCAGAGATTAATGAACAAAAGCTGGCTGAGGTGAAGGAGGCTAAAGTGAGAGCCTGCTGCATGGGCGTTTATGTGGTAGAGGCTGCTATTTCTCAGCAGAGAGACGCGCGTGTTGGAATCGGGGGTGAGGAGGAGTGTTACTGTCGCCTGTGTAGATTTCAAAGATCACTAAGTTTACCACACATGCCTTTTACAGACCTTTACCAGCAGACAACAAAGTCTGGTCAACAAACCATCCCCAACACCACATGAgcacagtaaatacacacacacacacacacacacacacattaccaaAGCCTCATAATTAGTgttgtatacacatatacacaaggAGCTGGGGTTTTGAGGTTTCCTTTGACAGAGGGTTGTAACTGTTGATTGCAGTAGAGGCAACTGACAACCTGTGCCTGACAGGTAATACAGGAAACACTCATATAGTTTTAGTTGAGTTCAATGTAAACCTTACATGTAGATATACGAATTGGCATTGGGTGAAAATGAGAAAGTCAAATTTATCCATTtacttataataaaataaacagctcTGTAATCACTTTTTAGTAGCAGCTGTACAAACGGTAATTCCCCCAAGCAACACTATAACAATTGTACTCAAGGATGAGTTGGAGAATTGTTTACTTCATCTAATGGGGGTTTTAGAGAAATTCGTTATTTTGagctgtacaaataaaactgcCTTGGGATGAGATAACATGGAAAAGAATGAGGAATAAAATCGGTTTTATCACGCATGCTGTGAGACGGTTTGTAATAGGTCTGTGTGTGCATAGTGACTAATAAGTGgccaattaaatattttaatattggcCGCAGGAGctttctgtcagtcagtcatgcTATAATTTAATCAGTCTCAGTCTTcagactaaaacaaaaacacactggctACCACTGATCTACCATGGAAATCATTGGCCCACAACCAGGGCAGGCCACCACCAGCCAAAGACCTCACTCCAGCTAAGCAGCTTAGCTCTATTGCCTTTCATGGCTgcacacaaatactgtacataagtGCAGGCACACACATTATTCCCATGTTGAATCCACAGCAGTCAGCTAGAGACAGTAGACATAACAACACTGACAAGCAGTACACttgttttttcctgctcctTTGTGAGGAAGTAGTCATTTTGGAGGTCATTAAGTGAAACAATGAACATAGTTCAGAGTCAAGCTTTGGTACATcagattaaatgtaaatattaacacCTGGTGCCATCATTTTCAGCTGTTAAATGCTTACTCCTtggagaaaatacaaataattatatACAAATAGAATCAGGAGAGTTGGAGCCTCAAGAGAAATAGACATCAAACAAACCAGGCTTCTGGTAACAAGAAATGATGTGAGAGGAAAGCAGTGTGAAAATTCTGCTTGCAAGAACGTGATATATAACCTTCTGCATCTTTTGTTTGAGGTTAACTGAAATTGTCACAAGTGCAAGACTTAACAATGTCACAAGTTTTGGTCACAAgggaaatgagaaaaacaaacaaaactcaaGAGAAAGTTGATGATGACTTTTTGCTTCGATCATTATCAATATTGAAGTAATTCAGAGAACTTGAGGCTTTAGAAATCGTCAGGCTGTCCAGACAAGACATCCCTCTGTTCCATCTCCTTCTACTCTGTATTTAGTGGTCacagttttttctttaactttaactcAGTCTTCCTCTGTGTAGACTTGGCATTGTGTAATATCATGAAAAGAACCTAAGTTTCATACTGTGTTCTTGATCTTTATTCATGTTTCCAGAaccattattttctcctctcACCCCAAGTGGTCAAGGCAGATGG
This genomic stretch from Solea senegalensis isolate Sse05_10M linkage group LG13, IFAPA_SoseM_1, whole genome shotgun sequence harbors:
- the lg13h21orf91 gene encoding protein EURL homolog; the protein is MDEEEQFVSIDLNDDNICSVCKLETETGTLSFCHVCFELSIEGVSSVTLLHSKSLRGHRDCFEKCHLIANQKLSRSKVSRSAYEGMKLAFSQKLNRIIQYAQNKDSVSSNCLNRRGTKLLCYSQQGDRKLLPQSDAQVPRYTPHWDTGNATGLPDYAMGMLECHTAEELGLLQQSQSDIWSSDGRRGLLGRNQPSEGGQAQHTCQGHSRDELTKMSVDDLHQLNAQLLIQIQKVFEELTVAVQEKDSLASELHVRHIAIEQLFKNCTKLPWLQISRAGVKASNNNNSSSGSSNNNSGHLE